The Deltaproteobacteria bacterium genome has a segment encoding these proteins:
- a CDS encoding amino acid permease — translation MSTPAESVPPEQRRRPAQRLKRFLLGGPKDLQDPHLFRHISLIAFLAWVGLGADGLSSSAYGPEEAFKNLGEHTYLAVFLAAATAFTVLIIAAAYSRVIEHFPFGGGGYVVATRLLGPRAGVVSGCALIVDYVLTISISIAAGGDAVFSVLPDGARWANLIIVGVPLKLHVELSGVLILVLLNLRGVKESVTALMPIFLIFLVTHAVIIGTGIGLHLGRAHEVVQEVSAGLSRGMSTLGLGGLLLLFVRAYSLGGGTYTGIEAVSNGLQIMREPRVQTGKRTMAYMAISLAVTAAGIILCYLLLDVRYLDPDHTMNSLLAGKVAGHVQLLGLPVGKWFVFITLLSEALLLFVAAQAGFIDGPRVMANMAHDSWFPHRFSALSDRLTMQNGVLLMGGAGLVMLLYTGGRVDALVVMYSINVFLTFSLTQVAMIRYWVKRETRHKLPDWKSHVWIHLVGGALCIVILTITVAEKFREGGWLTVLATSALIALCMAIRRHYAGVFARLKRLDQILGALPSQAVAKRSLDPKKPTAVMLVGGYSGLGIHSLLTVLKLFPRYFQNVLFVTVGVVDSATFQGVEEVDRVREQAEEGLRKYVEQAERMGLPADARLAMGTEAVAESVRVASEIAQDFPRAIFFAGKLIFERERWFDRFLHNETAYAMQRRLQFAGLQMVVLPVRVLE, via the coding sequence ATGAGCACGCCCGCAGAGTCCGTGCCGCCGGAGCAGCGCCGAAGACCGGCGCAGAGGCTGAAACGGTTCCTCCTCGGTGGCCCGAAGGACCTGCAGGACCCGCACCTCTTCCGCCACATCTCGCTCATCGCATTCCTCGCCTGGGTCGGGCTCGGCGCCGACGGGCTGTCCTCGTCCGCATACGGACCGGAAGAAGCGTTCAAGAACCTCGGCGAGCACACGTATCTGGCGGTTTTCCTCGCCGCTGCCACGGCGTTCACGGTCCTGATCATCGCCGCCGCGTACAGCCGCGTGATCGAGCACTTCCCCTTCGGCGGGGGCGGCTACGTGGTCGCTACACGCCTTCTCGGACCGCGCGCGGGCGTCGTCAGCGGGTGCGCGCTGATCGTCGATTACGTGCTCACGATCTCGATCTCCATCGCCGCCGGCGGCGATGCGGTGTTCAGCGTCCTGCCGGACGGCGCTCGCTGGGCCAACCTCATCATCGTGGGCGTGCCACTGAAGCTGCATGTCGAGCTTTCGGGCGTGCTCATCCTGGTCCTGCTCAATCTTCGCGGCGTGAAGGAATCGGTGACGGCGCTGATGCCCATCTTCCTCATCTTCCTCGTCACGCATGCGGTGATCATCGGAACCGGGATCGGACTGCACCTGGGGCGCGCGCACGAGGTGGTCCAGGAAGTGTCGGCTGGCCTTTCGCGCGGGATGTCCACGCTGGGTCTGGGTGGCCTGCTGCTGTTGTTCGTCCGCGCCTATTCGCTCGGCGGCGGCACGTACACCGGGATCGAGGCCGTCTCCAACGGGCTGCAGATCATGCGCGAGCCCCGCGTCCAGACCGGCAAGCGGACCATGGCGTACATGGCCATCAGCCTCGCCGTCACGGCCGCCGGGATCATCCTCTGCTACCTGCTGCTCGACGTGCGTTACCTGGACCCCGACCACACCATGAACTCGCTGCTGGCGGGGAAAGTCGCGGGGCACGTGCAGCTCCTGGGGCTGCCCGTCGGGAAGTGGTTCGTGTTCATCACGCTGCTCTCCGAGGCGCTCCTGCTCTTCGTCGCCGCGCAGGCCGGATTCATCGACGGCCCTCGGGTGATGGCGAACATGGCGCACGACTCCTGGTTTCCGCACCGGTTCAGCGCCCTCAGCGACCGCCTCACCATGCAGAACGGCGTCCTGCTGATGGGCGGGGCCGGCCTTGTGATGCTGCTCTACACAGGGGGCAGGGTCGACGCGCTGGTGGTGATGTACTCCATCAACGTGTTCCTGACGTTCTCGCTCACCCAGGTTGCAATGATCCGCTACTGGGTGAAGCGCGAGACCCGCCACAAGCTGCCGGACTGGAAGAGCCATGTCTGGATCCACTTGGTGGGCGGCGCGCTCTGTATCGTCATCCTCACCATCACGGTGGCGGAGAAGTTCCGCGAGGGCGGCTGGCTGACCGTGCTCGCCACCAGCGCGCTGATCGCGCTCTGCATGGCGATCCGCCGCCACTACGCCGGCGTCTTTGCTCGCCTGAAGCGGCTCGATCAGATCCTCGGGGCGCTGCCCTCGCAGGCGGTCGCGAAGAGGTCGCTCGACCCGAAGAAGCCCACCGCCGTGATGCTCGTCGGAGGTTACTCCGGCCTCGGAATCCACTCGCTGCTCACGGTGCTCAAGTTGTTCCCGCGCTATTTCCAGAACGTGCTCTTCGTGACCGTAGGCGTGGTGGACAGCGCCACCTTCCAAGGCGTCGAGGAGGTCGACCGCGTGCGGGAGCAGGCCGAGGAAGGCTTGAGGAAGTACGTCGAGCAGGCGGAGAGGATGGGGCTGCCGGCGGACGCCCGATTGGCGATGGGAACCGAGGCGGTGGCAGAGTCCGTGCGCGTGGCTAGCGAGATCGCGCAGGACTTTCCCCGCGCCATCTTCTTCGCCGGAAAGCTGATCTTCGAGCGGGAGCGCTGGTTCGACCGCTTCCTGCACAACGAGACCGCCTACGCGATGCAGCGGCGGCTTCAGTTCGCGGGCTTGCAGATGGTGGTGCTGCCCGTCCGGG
- a CDS encoding sigma-54-dependent Fis family transcriptional regulator: MRVLVVDDERNIRKTLAVCLESLGCTVTECGSAAAAIESLARLPHDLAFVDLRLGRESGLDLLGSLLSERPALEVVIITAYATIDTAVEAIRRGARDYLPKPFTPAQIQRAVEQARSRMDLSRRVADLEEQLAGATPEVMLSTSSAAMRAVLDVIGRTAAHDVPVLLRGESGTGKTVLARALHRQSPRRERPFAVVNCPALSEELLASEMFGHAKGAFTGAVRDQPGRVEAAEGGTLFLDEVGEVPQSIQAKLLRFLQDKHFERVGETRTRVADVRIVAATNRNLEEAVRAGQFREDLLFRLNVVEVIVPSLRERREEILPLAQSFLGFFARAARRSPQQLSPEAERAFLAYGWPGNIRELRNAIERAVILSPAQILQPQAFPERIAQTATTVPQLGADFTVEQVEREHILRVLARTRTQEEAAHLLGVDASTLWRKRKKYENE, from the coding sequence ATGCGAGTCCTGGTCGTCGACGACGAACGCAACATCCGCAAGACGCTCGCCGTCTGCCTGGAATCGCTGGGCTGCACGGTGACGGAGTGCGGCTCGGCGGCGGCCGCCATCGAGTCGCTGGCGCGCCTGCCGCACGATCTCGCATTCGTCGATTTGCGGCTCGGGCGGGAAAGCGGTCTCGATCTTCTCGGTTCGCTTCTTTCCGAGCGTCCGGCGCTCGAGGTCGTCATCATCACCGCGTACGCCACCATCGACACGGCGGTGGAGGCGATCCGCCGCGGGGCGCGCGACTACCTGCCGAAGCCGTTCACACCGGCCCAGATCCAGCGCGCGGTCGAACAGGCTCGCTCGCGGATGGACCTGTCCCGGCGCGTCGCCGACCTCGAGGAGCAACTCGCCGGTGCCACGCCGGAAGTGATGCTCTCCACCTCGAGCGCCGCCATGCGCGCGGTGCTCGACGTGATCGGCCGTACCGCCGCGCACGACGTCCCGGTCCTCTTGCGCGGCGAAAGCGGCACCGGCAAGACCGTTCTCGCCCGGGCCCTCCATCGGCAAAGCCCCCGCCGTGAGCGTCCGTTTGCCGTCGTGAACTGCCCGGCTCTCAGCGAAGAGCTGCTGGCGAGCGAGATGTTCGGGCATGCCAAAGGCGCGTTCACCGGCGCGGTCCGCGATCAGCCCGGCCGGGTGGAAGCCGCGGAAGGAGGCACGCTCTTCCTCGACGAAGTCGGCGAGGTCCCGCAGTCGATCCAGGCCAAGCTCTTGCGGTTCCTCCAGGACAAGCACTTCGAGCGCGTGGGCGAGACACGCACCCGCGTCGCCGACGTCCGGATCGTCGCAGCCACGAACCGGAACCTCGAAGAGGCGGTCCGCGCAGGACAGTTCCGCGAGGATCTGCTCTTCCGCCTGAACGTCGTCGAGGTCATCGTCCCGTCATTGCGCGAGCGCCGAGAGGAGATCCTTCCTCTCGCCCAGAGCTTTCTCGGCTTCTTCGCTCGAGCGGCGCGCCGCTCGCCGCAACAGCTTTCGCCCGAAGCGGAACGGGCCTTTCTCGCGTATGGCTGGCCGGGAAACATCCGCGAGCTGCGCAATGCGATCGAGCGCGCGGTCATCCTTTCCCCGGCCCAGATCCTCCAGCCACAGGCCTTTCCCGAGCGCATCGCGCAGACGGCGACGACGGTGCCGCAGCTCGGCGCCGACTTCACGGTCGAGCAGGTCGAACGCGAGCACATCCTGCGCGTGCTTGCCCGGACCAGGACGCAGGAGGAGGCGGCCCACCTGCTGGGAGTGGACGCCTCGACCCTGTGGCGGAAGCGGAAGAAATACGAGAATGAGTGA